One Pyxicephalus adspersus chromosome 3, UCB_Pads_2.0, whole genome shotgun sequence genomic window carries:
- the LOC140326473 gene encoding potassium voltage-gated channel subfamily V member 2-like, whose protein sequence is MKEVCIRRKGPCTNVKSGDHTHSLINIYTGNCCFTVQKCSDQEKPSFVHSRTNYLYLNLNVGGKPFQIDCHAAAQYPVTRIGKMATCVDLIKRLDFCDDFSVQRNEYFFDRDPSVFCYIFHFYHSGILWIMDELCPANFLEEIEYWGINLNYTQKCCRSLFEEHQDEMNEHLKIQRELQAEIDFLDHEKYFEGKWFGGLRKKMWNLVENPYSSIPAKIIAILSSIFVLVSVVTMCLSTVEELKHMNLYGKSYMEHVEVICVIFFTTEYVMRLFSALDIKRFLKTVLNIVDLIAILPFYIQVIFERFSEEVEIHVHRDDIEKMEQVGQLGKVLKIICLMRIFRILKLARHSTGLRAFGFTIRQCYQQVCCLFLFIAMGVFTFSALMHSVEHDIPGTNFTSIPDAWWWAAVSISTVGYGDTVPETPLGRIVAFLCISFGIILNGMPISILYNRFSDFYAKLKAHETTSVLKPGTEIKFKERIIQKISTCFATHQRIN, encoded by the exons ATGAAGGAAGTGTGTATCAGACGAAAAGGTCCATGTACTAATGTAAAGTCTGGTGATCACACCCACAGTCTAATTAATATATACACTGGAAATTGCTGCTTCACTGTTCAGAAGTGTTCTGACCAAGAAAAACCCAGCTTTGTTCATTCAAGAACCAATTACCTTTATCTCAACCTCAATGTTGGAGGAAAACCGTTTCAGATTGATTGCCATGCAGCAGCACAATACCCTGTCACCAGAATTGGAAAAATGGCAACTTGTGTGGACTTAATCAAGAGGCTGGACTTTTGTGATGACTTCTCAGTGCAGaggaatgaatatttttttgatcGGGATCCTTCTGTCTTTTGCTATATTTTCCATTTCTACCACAGTGGTATTCTTTGGATAATGGATGAGTTATGCCCTGCTAACTTCCTTGAGGAAATAGAATACTGGGGTATTAACTTAAACTATACCCAAAAATGTTGTAGAAGTCTTTTTGAAGAACATCAGGATGAGATGAATGAGCACCTTAAAATTCAAAGGGAACTTCAAGCCGAAATAGATTTTCTTGACCATGAAAAATACTTTGAAGGCAAGTGGTTTGGTGGTTTACGGAAAAAAATGTGGAATCTAGTAGAAAATCCCTACTCATCCATTCCTGCCAAAATCATTGCTATTCTATCcagcatttttgttttagtcTCTGTTGTGACCATGTGTCTAAGCACAGTAGAGGAACTGAAACACATGAATCTTTATGGTAAATCTTATATGGAACATGTGGAAGTtatctgtgtaattttttttaccacagaaTATGTTATGAGATTATTTTCAGCATTGGATATAAAAAGATTCCTGAAAACAGTGCTGAATATCGTTGACCTTATTGCCATTTTGCCATTTTACATTCAAGTCATATTTGAAAGGTTCTCAGAAGAAGTAGAAATACATGTACATCGTGATGATATTGAAAAAATGGAACAAGTGGGACAGCTTGGAAAGGTGCTAAAAATTATTTGTCTAATGCGCATATTTAGAATACTAAAACTGGCCCGTCATTCCACTGGCCTCAGAGCCTTTGGTTTTACCATCCGCCAATGCTATCAACAAGTTTGTTGTTTATTCCTGTTTATTGCAATGGGAGTGTTTACATTCTCTGCCCTTATGCATTCTGTGGAGCATGATATACCTGGCACCAACTTTACCAGCATTCCTGATGCTTGGTGGTGGGCAGCG gtaagCATTTCCACGGTAGGATATGGAGATACCGTTCCTGAAACACCTCTGGGACGTATTGTAGCGTTCCTTTGCATATCCTTTGGGATTATCCTAAATGGCATGCCAATATCCATACTCTACAACAGATTTTCTGACTTCTATGCAAAACTGAAAGCACATGAAACTACCAGTGTTTTAAAACCTGGTACAGAAATCAAGTTTAAGGAGAGAATTATTCAAAAGATTTCAACATGCTTTGCAACACATCAAAGAATCAATTAG